In a single window of the Halomicroarcula saliterrae genome:
- a CDS encoding HTH domain-containing protein — protein MVQIDLTTSQEQTLTALVNQHRPGEGPVKAQTVADEVDRSLGTIQNQMQRLSQLGVVEGVSGPAGGYEPTEMAFQALGREPLDETAAVTVAHDYDRLDVTIDQIRFKSVHHPENCRVELHLQQSVDGFSVGQAVAAGPTPLSGLVVAGTIEAIDDTTNTLILDVAQLEAPVEPPE, from the coding sequence ATGGTCCAGATCGACCTGACCACCAGTCAGGAGCAGACCCTGACTGCGCTGGTCAATCAGCACCGCCCGGGGGAGGGGCCGGTCAAGGCACAGACCGTCGCCGACGAGGTCGACCGGAGCCTCGGCACTATCCAGAACCAGATGCAGCGCCTCTCACAGCTCGGCGTCGTCGAGGGCGTCTCCGGCCCCGCCGGCGGGTACGAGCCCACGGAGATGGCGTTTCAGGCTCTGGGCCGCGAGCCGCTCGACGAGACCGCGGCCGTCACCGTCGCCCACGACTACGACCGGCTCGACGTGACCATCGACCAGATACGCTTCAAGAGCGTCCACCACCCCGAGAACTGCCGCGTCGAGCTCCACCTCCAGCAGTCCGTCGACGGCTTCAGCGTCGGGCAGGCCGTCGCCGCCGGACCGACGCCGCTCTCCGGGCTGGTCGTCGCCGGCACCATCGAGGCCATCGACGACACGACGAACACGCTGATTCTCGACGTCGCACAGCTGGAAGCCCCGGTCGAACCGCCCGAGTAG